TGTACGCGGCCCTCGGCCAGGCGTGGAACTTCATCGGCGGATACACGGGCTATCCCGCCTTCGGGAACACCGTGTTCTTTGGGATCGGCGCGTATGCGACAGCCGTCGTCATGCTCCATGGCGGCCCGTTCGTGGCTGGGCTCGCCGCTGCGACGCTCGCGGCGAGCGCGTGCGCGGTTCTCCTGGGACTCGTCGTTCTGCGGCTCCAGGGCCACTACTTCGCGATCGTGACGTTGGGGATCGGGGAAGTGGCACGGGAGTTGGTGACGAACAGCGACGCACTGGGGGCGGCAACAGGCCTCGTTTTGCCCATCGCAAACGATCTCAAACTCTTCTACTTGCTGATGCTGGCGTGCGTTATCGGGATTGCGGCCACGACGTATGCGATGGAGCGGGCCCGCCTTGGTTACGCTCTGATCGCCATCCGCGAGAACGAGGGCGCGGCCGGATCCCTCGGCATCGACACCCAGCGGTACAAAATCACGGCGTTCGCGCTGAGCGCGGCGTTTTCCGGCGTCGTCGGCGGCGTTTACAGCTACTGGGCCACGTTCATCGATCCCTCGATCGTATTCACGCCGGCCATCTCCGTCCAGGCGATCTTGGTGGCCCTGCTGGGTGGCCCCGGAACGGTCGTCGGGCCGATCCTCGGCTCGCTGGTGCTCGAATCGGCCGCCAATTTGATCTGGGGGAATCTCCTGAGCTGGCACGATGCGTTTCTCGGAGCCATGATCGTCGTCGCCGTGATGCTGCTGCCAAGGGGGATGACGGGGCTTTACCCGTTCCATCGTGTCAGTCTTGCGAGCGCGTGGGACTATGTGCGCGGCAACGCGGTCTGAAAGTGGCCTGATACTCGAGGCGCGCGACGTCGTTCGCAGCTTCGGGGGGCTCAGGGCCGTGGACGGCCTGAGCTTCCGAATAGACGCCGGTGAGCTCGTTGGGCTCATTGGTCCGAACGGGTCGGGCAAAACGACGCTCGCGAATCTCATCTGCGGCGCCCTTCCCTTGACCTCCGGCGACATCATCTTCCGCGGCAAGTCCATCAGGGGACTCAAAGATCACCAGGTGGCGCGTCTGGGAATCGCTCGGACCTTCCAGGTGACGCGTCCGTTCACACGCTTGACGGTTCAGGCCAATGTGGCAGTGGGAGCGATGTTCTCCGGCCCGTATCTCGGGCGGGATGAAGCGTTTGCGCGGGCCGATGAAACGCTTGCTCGGGTTGGGCTCGCAGGAAAGGCGCGGCATTCCGGCGCCCAGCTCACGGTTGCCGATCGAAAGCGGTTGGAGTTGGCGCGCGCCCTCGTCCAGAATCCCACCCTTCTCATCCTGGACGAGGCCATGGCCGGATTGAACCTGCACGAGATCGACGTGGTCATCGATCTCGTCCGCGAGATCAACCGTCAAGGCGTGACCATCATCGTGGTGGAGCACGTGATGAAGGTCATCATGGTCCTCTGCCAACGCGTGATCGTCCTGCACCACGGCCGGAAGCTGGCCGAGGGCTCGCCCGCCGAGATCGCCGCCGACGATGGCG
This genomic stretch from Chloroflexota bacterium harbors:
- a CDS encoding branched-chain amino acid ABC transporter permease, with the translated sequence PRARSIALSAVAVVVAVAFAYLSNAFLLRLGTLVLMYAALGQAWNFIGGYTGYPAFGNTVFFGIGAYATAVVMLHGGPFVAGLAAATLAASACAVLLGLVVLRLQGHYFAIVTLGIGEVARELVTNSDALGAATGLVLPIANDLKLFYLLMLACVIGIAATTYAMERARLGYALIAIRENEGAAGSLGIDTQRYKITAFALSAAFSGVVGGVYSYWATFIDPSIVFTPAISVQAILVALLGGPGTVVGPILGSLVLESAANLIWGNLLSWHDAFLGAMIVVAVMLLPRGMTGLYPFHRVSLASAWDYVRGNAV
- a CDS encoding ABC transporter ATP-binding protein, with the protein product MDGLSFRIDAGELVGLIGPNGSGKTTLANLICGALPLTSGDIIFRGKSIRGLKDHQVARLGIARTFQVTRPFTRLTVQANVAVGAMFSGPYLGRDEAFARADETLARVGLAGKARHSGAQLTVADRKRLELARALVQNPTLLILDEAMAGLNLHEIDVVIDLVREINRQGVTIIVVEHVMKVIMVLCQRVIVLHHGRKLAEGSPAEIAADDGVIREYLGARYLRSQ